A genomic stretch from Desulfotignum balticum DSM 7044 includes:
- a CDS encoding phosphoribosylanthranilate isomerase, with protein MTDRDPKSRHPKFKTLVKICGLTDPDNAAACAQAGADIIGLVFYPKSPRHVEPSRAKAVIHALPAHVPAWGVFVNEDPEVIIKTVHACGLKGVQLHGQEPPGLITALKNQHLTVIKAVFASRTPGIDTIDTWYEAADFFLVECGQGTLPGGNAKTWDYRQVRKTARKHPVILAGGLCCDNIDQALAQADPTGVDVSSGVESSPGIKDVDKVTELIRRVKNKKP; from the coding sequence ATGACTGACCGCGATCCTAAATCCCGGCACCCGAAATTCAAGACACTGGTTAAAATCTGCGGGTTGACCGATCCGGACAATGCAGCCGCATGTGCCCAAGCCGGTGCCGATATCATCGGGCTGGTATTTTACCCCAAAAGCCCCCGGCATGTTGAACCGTCCCGGGCCAAGGCGGTGATCCACGCCCTGCCCGCCCATGTACCGGCCTGGGGCGTATTTGTGAATGAAGATCCGGAGGTCATCATAAAAACCGTGCATGCCTGCGGATTAAAAGGGGTACAGCTGCATGGACAGGAACCCCCGGGCCTTATTACCGCTTTAAAAAACCAGCATCTCACCGTTATCAAAGCCGTGTTTGCCTCCCGGACTCCCGGCATAGATACGATTGACACCTGGTATGAGGCAGCTGATTTTTTTCTGGTGGAATGCGGACAAGGCACCCTGCCCGGAGGAAACGCAAAAACCTGGGATTATCGTCAGGTTCGGAAAACAGCCCGCAAACATCCCGTGATCCTGGCCGGCGGTCTGTGCTGTGACAATATTGACCAGGCTTTGGCTCAAGCAGATCCCACAGGCGTTGATGTGTCATCCGGTGTGGAATCATCGCCGGGAATCAAAGATGTAGACAAGGTGACTGAATTGATCCGACGCGTCAAAAACAAAAAACCCTGA
- the trpC gene encoding indole-3-glycerol phosphate synthase TrpC, whose translation MAVSGFLKTMQEIKQAEIADHRRRMPLASLRREAETLAAPPNFKAAMAAGTPADIGIIAEIKKASPSKGDLRADLDPAAYARIYETAGARAISVLTESVYFKGSLADLKTVCTHTGLPVLRKDFIIHEYQIYEARQAGAGAVLIITTMLSSDQQSDFIHLVKELDMAPLVEICSEWEMDQALTTGADIVGINNRNLSTLEVDPNAAIRIAPLFPQEIIPVAASGFSCRKDIQTGIHAGIFNFLIGESIVKSEDPDVFIRSLKNDD comes from the coding sequence ATGGCTGTCTCCGGATTTTTGAAAACCATGCAGGAAATCAAACAAGCTGAAATTGCCGACCACCGGCGGCGCATGCCGCTGGCTTCCCTGCGGCGGGAAGCGGAAACCCTTGCGGCCCCACCGAATTTTAAAGCGGCCATGGCAGCCGGCACCCCGGCAGACATCGGCATTATTGCGGAAATCAAAAAAGCCTCCCCATCCAAAGGGGATCTGCGCGCGGACCTTGATCCTGCCGCATACGCAAGGATCTATGAAACCGCCGGGGCCCGGGCCATTTCCGTGCTCACGGAATCGGTCTATTTCAAAGGCAGTCTGGCGGATCTTAAAACCGTTTGTACGCACACGGGTTTGCCGGTGCTCAGAAAAGATTTTATCATCCATGAATATCAGATTTATGAAGCCAGGCAAGCCGGAGCCGGGGCTGTATTGATCATCACCACGATGCTGTCTTCGGACCAGCAAAGCGATTTCATTCATCTGGTCAAAGAATTGGACATGGCACCCCTGGTGGAAATATGTTCTGAATGGGAAATGGACCAGGCCCTGACCACCGGGGCGGACATTGTAGGAATCAACAACCGGAACCTGTCTACCCTGGAAGTGGACCCGAATGCAGCCATCCGCATCGCACCGTTGTTTCCCCAAGAGATCATTCCGGTGGCAGCATCCGGTTTTTCCTGTCGCAAAGATATTCAGACAGGCATACACGCCGGCATATTTAATTTTCTGATCGGGGAAAGCATTGTCAAATCAGAAGATCCAGACGTATTTATCCGGTCATTGAAAAACGATGACTGA